The following coding sequences lie in one Enterococcus sp. 9E7_DIV0242 genomic window:
- a CDS encoding ABC transporter ATP-binding protein: MIIDIRSLSKHYSTGVKALNQLNMTVKKGEIFALLGPNGAGKSTLINILTTVSQPTSGAVKLFGEELSGKNRQVFQQKIACVTQRTSVDSYLTAQENMLFQSKLYGVEQELAEQRMKELTRLFDLTRYLTYPVGSYSGGVKRRLDIAINLISAPELLFLDEPTVGMDAISRRAMWAYIRKIKEQLGTTIFLTTHYLEEAEQLSDTICIMDKGKKLIQGSRQELNRYVSQQLSQVVFDEPLHCQQAAEILSNAGIVLAKQYELELLTAEPIEPIVRLLLEKKVIFSGIRRVKPSLEDVFTTILRKEETG, from the coding sequence ATGATTATTGACATTCGTAGTCTAAGCAAGCACTACTCAACGGGGGTGAAAGCGTTGAATCAGCTGAATATGACAGTCAAAAAGGGCGAGATTTTTGCACTGCTAGGGCCAAACGGTGCGGGGAAGTCGACTCTAATCAATATTTTGACGACTGTCAGTCAACCAACAAGTGGTGCGGTGAAGCTGTTTGGTGAGGAGTTGAGTGGAAAAAATCGTCAGGTGTTCCAACAAAAAATTGCTTGTGTGACTCAAAGGACTTCTGTAGACAGCTATCTTACAGCGCAAGAAAATATGCTTTTCCAAAGTAAGCTGTATGGTGTAGAACAGGAGTTGGCGGAGCAACGGATGAAAGAGCTGACTCGTTTGTTTGATCTGACACGCTATTTGACCTATCCGGTCGGCAGCTATTCGGGTGGTGTAAAGAGGCGGTTGGATATCGCGATCAATTTGATTTCAGCACCGGAGCTGTTGTTTTTGGATGAGCCGACAGTCGGCATGGACGCAATTTCTCGGCGAGCGATGTGGGCGTATATACGCAAGATTAAAGAGCAGCTTGGTACGACTATTTTTCTGACAACCCATTATCTTGAGGAAGCGGAGCAATTGAGTGATACGATCTGCATTATGGACAAAGGGAAAAAGCTAATACAAGGGAGTCGTCAGGAATTGAATCGTTATGTCTCTCAGCAGCTTAGTCAGGTGGTTTTTGACGAACCGCTGCATTGTCAACAAGCGGCGGAAATTTTATCTAATGCAGGAATAGTCCTTGCTAAACAGTACGAATTGGAATTGCTGACAGCGGAACCGATAGAACCAATAGTCAGGCTCTTATTGGAAAAGAAGGTGATATTCTCTGGCATTCGCCGAGTAAAGCCGTCGTTGGAGGATGTCTTTACAACGATTCTTAGGAAGGAGGAAACAGGATGA
- a CDS encoding GyrI-like domain-containing protein, whose product MNEVIEIKDIEPMRVAYKTYEGDLRQAGRHMPSVFKAIKGRSNGSPFFSIYSSDPQTKIGKADLCVPTEETPVANDIFVKETPRVKAACVLHQGSYEELSVAYEQLADYVRTQGLLVTGPCREVYIKGPGALLKGNPKKYLTEIQLPIDGSKADDY is encoded by the coding sequence GTGAATGAAGTAATTGAAATCAAAGATATTGAGCCAATGCGTGTGGCATACAAGACATATGAGGGGGATCTGAGGCAAGCAGGAAGGCATATGCCGTCCGTTTTTAAAGCAATCAAAGGAAGAAGCAATGGCAGTCCATTTTTTTCTATTTATTCTTCTGATCCTCAAACGAAAATAGGCAAAGCGGATTTGTGTGTACCGACAGAGGAGACGCCCGTAGCGAATGATATATTTGTTAAAGAAACACCTCGGGTCAAAGCCGCATGTGTCCTTCATCAAGGTAGCTATGAAGAACTTTCTGTAGCTTATGAGCAATTGGCTGACTATGTGAGAACACAGGGCTTGCTCGTCACAGGACCGTGTCGAGAAGTCTATATCAAAGGCCCGGGTGCGCTGCTGAAGGGCAATCCTAAAAAGTATTTGACAGAGATTCAGCTTCCCATTGATGGGAGTAAAGCCGATGATTATTGA
- a CDS encoding PTS glucitol/sorbitol transporter subunit IIA translates to MYKTIVTEIGELVPAFAEERLVVLFGPEATSELRAISVIHEAIEKQENALVVGRTLTIGTQRYEIIKVGAAANKNFDEHGHVSVYFQEGIDEVLPGAIIVGPGQFPEINVGNTIEIHP, encoded by the coding sequence ATGTACAAAACGATAGTCACTGAAATTGGCGAATTAGTACCGGCATTTGCAGAGGAGCGTTTAGTAGTACTCTTTGGTCCGGAAGCAACATCAGAATTGCGGGCAATAAGTGTCATCCATGAAGCTATAGAGAAGCAAGAGAATGCTTTGGTGGTAGGTCGGACACTTACTATCGGTACACAACGATATGAAATCATCAAAGTTGGTGCGGCAGCGAATAAAAATTTTGACGAGCACGGGCATGTATCTGTTTATTTTCAAGAGGGTATTGATGAGGTGCTTCCCGGAGCTATCATCGTTGGTCCTGGGCAATTTCCTGAAATCAATGTTGGCAATACAATTGAAATTCATCCCTAA
- a CDS encoding DNA alkylation repair protein, which produces MRVEEVLYFLEEHASEKYKKNVVKLGIPEAETIGVATSDLRKLAKKMPKDKVFIQALWHIGYHECKILAVLALKPADFSKVELAALMEDIHSWDLCDLFCKTVLIEMSDYDTWINAWIADERLYYKRAAFTLIASTSTRVALTEAELKRYLELIQANSDDDRLLVKKAVSWALRELGKTSEEAKEQSIATAEWLCEQESKAQQWIGKDALKELPLLVKVSGRTRLISSKSKMGKEAQK; this is translated from the coding sequence ATGAGGGTTGAAGAGGTACTGTATTTTTTAGAGGAGCATGCATCAGAGAAATATAAGAAAAACGTGGTGAAGCTGGGTATACCGGAAGCTGAAACTATAGGTGTAGCAACATCAGATTTGCGGAAGCTGGCAAAGAAAATGCCAAAGGACAAGGTCTTCATCCAGGCGCTTTGGCATATTGGTTATCATGAGTGTAAAATACTGGCAGTGCTGGCATTGAAGCCTGCGGATTTTTCGAAAGTAGAGCTTGCTGCTTTGATGGAAGATATTCATTCATGGGATTTGTGTGATCTGTTTTGTAAAACGGTCCTGATCGAAATGTCGGATTATGACACTTGGATCAATGCTTGGATTGCTGATGAGCGCTTGTATTATAAGCGTGCGGCATTTACTCTAATTGCGAGTACCTCCACACGGGTTGCGTTGACTGAAGCGGAGCTGAAACGGTACTTGGAGCTGATTCAAGCAAATAGTGATGATGATCGTTTGTTGGTGAAAAAGGCAGTGTCTTGGGCACTAAGAGAACTTGGAAAGACCAGTGAAGAAGCGAAAGAACAGAGTATTGCGACGGCTGAATGGTTGTGCGAGCAAGAATCCAAAGCACAGCAGTGGATAGGGAAAGACGCATTGAAGGAATTGCCGTTATTGGTGAAAGTGAGTGGACGTACGCGGCTGATTTCCTCGAAATCCAAGATGGGGAAAGAAGCACAAAAATAG
- a CDS encoding TetR/AcrR family transcriptional regulator, which translates to MPKIFSIEEKAQINQRLLNEATYCLSHFGIKKTTVDMLVTRAHIPKGTFYLFYESKEALLFQALLGLHEQIETELNTQIQQVEDKRDVEAVTAVILFFFRKADESGMLRMMAADELTLLVQKLPKKMIMDHLESDHDMILTLFEQLAISPKKEIASYAAAFRSLFTTLLHKAETGETETYDALYLCIRGLVLQMME; encoded by the coding sequence ATGCCGAAAATATTTTCTATTGAAGAAAAAGCACAAATCAATCAACGTTTATTGAATGAAGCCACCTACTGTCTAAGCCACTTCGGTATCAAAAAAACAACAGTGGATATGCTGGTTACTCGCGCTCATATTCCCAAAGGAACCTTTTACCTATTTTATGAATCAAAAGAAGCCTTACTGTTTCAAGCATTACTTGGTCTTCATGAACAAATCGAAACAGAATTGAATACACAGATTCAACAAGTGGAAGATAAAAGAGATGTTGAAGCCGTTACCGCAGTCATTCTTTTCTTTTTTAGAAAAGCTGACGAGTCTGGAATGCTTCGGATGATGGCAGCAGATGAATTAACACTTCTCGTTCAAAAGCTGCCAAAAAAAATGATCATGGACCATTTAGAAAGTGATCATGATATGATTTTGACATTATTCGAGCAGCTTGCCATCTCTCCAAAAAAGGAGATTGCCTCTTACGCAGCCGCATTCCGGTCACTTTTCACCACCCTACTTCATAAAGCTGAAACCGGAGAAACAGAGACTTATGATGCTCTGTATCTGTGCATTCGCGGCCTTGTCCTACAAATGATGGAATAA
- a CDS encoding ATP-binding cassette domain-containing protein → MLQVKNIKKSYTTGEFTQVALNGVSINFRENEFVAILGQSGSGKTTLLNIVGGLDQYDSGDLIINGKSTKNFKQGEWDAYRNNSVGFIFQSYNLITHLSILDNVEMGMTLSGVSASEKKKRALEVLEKVGLKEHTHKKPNQLSGGQMQRVAIARALANDPDIILADEPTGALDTETSTQIMDLIKEIADDKLVVMVTHNPELAEEYADRIINFRDGHVVDDSNPYEEYEEDHSYQLKKTSMSFWTALKLSGKNIATKKWRTGLTAFAASIGIIGIALILSLSNGFQKQIDSFQNDALSEYPITISKQAMNMDEESLQEMQSQSSGSKGEYAKTDKVTLYNPEESSIMHTNKISEDYIDYLNKMDKELASSIGYTRVVGMNLLREVDGKAEQVNFSSDVSTGNGGMGALSSMSSAGLSSYPVTTNGSINEYLKKNYDVLSGSYPESTEDIVLVLDSKNRVDESILKNMGFDITDKDSINFDDIVGTELKLVDNNSYYKKTDFGNFVPKSNYDEMYTNAAKTLKISGIIRQKEDTQVAVLKSGVAYSDKLVEEIVDLEKDSDIVKAQKDSDTNVMTMEKLDDTTKQSTLAYMGGDSMPQMVFIYPTNFEAKDKIVKYLDKYNDGKDNVDKIVYTDLAQTMTDMTGGIMDGITIVLIAFASISLVVSLIMVGIITYISVLERTKEIGVLRALGARKKDITRVFNAETLIIGLCSGLLGIGIAYLLTIPTNIVLEGMTGLTNVAQLNPLHALLLITISVVLTLLGGALPARWAAKKDPVEALRTE, encoded by the coding sequence ATGCTTCAAGTAAAGAACATAAAAAAGAGCTATACGACCGGTGAATTCACACAAGTTGCATTGAACGGTGTGAGTATCAATTTTCGAGAAAATGAGTTTGTTGCGATTCTGGGACAAAGTGGTTCAGGAAAAACGACATTACTAAATATTGTTGGTGGATTGGATCAGTACGACAGTGGAGATTTGATTATCAACGGAAAATCCACGAAGAATTTCAAACAAGGCGAATGGGATGCTTATAGAAATAACAGCGTCGGTTTCATTTTCCAAAGTTATAATCTGATCACTCATTTGAGTATCTTGGATAATGTGGAAATGGGGATGACTCTGAGTGGGGTTTCTGCTTCAGAGAAGAAAAAGCGTGCGTTGGAGGTCTTGGAAAAGGTTGGCTTGAAAGAGCATACGCATAAAAAGCCAAACCAATTATCCGGCGGACAAATGCAGCGGGTGGCAATTGCTCGGGCATTGGCAAATGATCCGGATATTATTTTGGCAGATGAACCGACGGGGGCTTTAGATACAGAAACCAGTACTCAAATCATGGATCTGATCAAAGAAATCGCTGATGATAAGCTGGTTGTCATGGTTACACATAACCCTGAACTGGCGGAAGAATATGCAGACAGAATTATCAATTTCCGTGATGGCCATGTGGTGGATGACTCCAATCCTTATGAAGAATATGAAGAAGACCATAGTTATCAACTGAAGAAAACGAGTATGAGTTTTTGGACAGCGTTGAAGCTATCAGGAAAAAATATTGCGACGAAAAAATGGCGTACGGGGCTGACAGCTTTTGCAGCCAGCATTGGGATCATTGGGATTGCGTTGATTCTGAGCTTATCGAATGGGTTCCAAAAACAAATCGATTCCTTTCAAAATGATGCGTTGTCGGAATACCCGATCACGATTTCCAAGCAGGCCATGAATATGGATGAAGAATCTCTTCAGGAAATGCAGAGTCAGTCAAGCGGCAGTAAAGGTGAATACGCAAAAACAGACAAGGTGACATTGTATAATCCGGAAGAATCAAGTATCATGCACACCAATAAAATTTCGGAAGACTACATTGATTACTTGAACAAGATGGACAAAGAGTTAGCTAGCAGTATTGGGTATACACGTGTTGTAGGGATGAACCTATTAAGAGAAGTTGATGGAAAAGCTGAACAGGTGAATTTTAGTTCCGATGTATCAACTGGCAACGGAGGCATGGGTGCGTTATCAAGTATGAGTAGCGCAGGTTTGTCTTCTTACCCTGTAACAACAAATGGTTCAATCAACGAATACTTGAAAAAGAACTACGATGTGCTGTCTGGAAGCTATCCGGAAAGTACAGAGGATATCGTGTTGGTACTAGATAGTAAAAACCGTGTAGATGAAAGTATTCTGAAAAACATGGGCTTTGATATCACAGATAAAGATAGTATCAATTTTGATGATATCGTTGGGACAGAATTAAAGCTAGTAGACAACAATAGCTACTACAAAAAAACAGATTTCGGTAACTTTGTTCCTAAGAGTAACTATGATGAAATGTACACAAATGCAGCGAAAACACTGAAAATCAGTGGTATCATCCGTCAGAAGGAAGATACACAGGTTGCTGTCCTGAAAAGTGGGGTAGCGTATAGTGACAAACTGGTAGAGGAAATTGTTGACCTTGAAAAAGATTCTGATATCGTTAAAGCACAGAAGGATTCTGATACAAACGTGATGACGATGGAAAAACTGGATGACACAACGAAGCAATCTACGCTTGCTTATATGGGTGGCGACAGCATGCCGCAAATGGTCTTTATTTATCCAACGAACTTCGAAGCAAAGGATAAGATCGTTAAATACTTGGATAAATACAACGATGGAAAAGACAATGTAGACAAAATCGTTTATACTGACCTGGCTCAGACAATGACAGATATGACTGGCGGTATCATGGATGGGATCACGATTGTATTGATTGCTTTTGCGTCGATTTCCTTAGTCGTTTCTCTGATTATGGTTGGGATCATTACTTATATCTCAGTACTGGAAAGAACCAAAGAAATTGGGGTTCTACGGGCGCTTGGTGCACGTAAAAAGGATATCACGCGGGTGTTTAACGCCGAAACGTTGATTATTGGTCTCTGCTCTGGATTATTAGGTATCGGTATTGCGTACCTGTTAACCATTCCTACAAACATTGTTTTGGAAGGAATGACAGGATTGACGAATGTTGCGCAGTTGAATCCTCTTCATGCTTTGTTACTGATCACGATTAGTGTGGTGCTGACCTTACTAGGTGGCGCACTTCCGGCAAGATGGGCTGCGAAGAAAGATCCAGTGGAAGCATTACGTACAGAATAA
- a CDS encoding ABC transporter permease: MIRHLLLRTIKWRFHHKITIFLTIVQPLIWLILYSAVAGNYQEYTGFILPGIMVLVLFSSCSSSGMMNYVMKNQGSFYRLLRAPVHQSRIIFSQNLEAVLLSFAEILVLIMVSLLLGVRFSLSPQAILLIGALLFLSAFVTANIAYAISLKLPNELLYETVMNLIVLPLFFSSTALFPLENMQGAIRFLVLLNPFTHVINSIRALLFNQSLEGGYLLGIFGVLILLSFFCFSLSCYMLKKESSQ; this comes from the coding sequence ATGATTCGACACTTGTTATTGCGAACAATCAAATGGCGGTTTCATCATAAAATCACGATTTTCTTAACGATTGTGCAGCCGCTGATTTGGCTGATTTTATATAGTGCCGTTGCCGGTAATTATCAGGAATACACGGGATTTATTTTACCGGGCATCATGGTTTTAGTCTTGTTTTCATCCTGTAGCAGCAGCGGGATGATGAACTATGTTATGAAAAATCAGGGCAGCTTTTATCGTTTACTACGAGCGCCTGTTCATCAGAGTCGTATTATTTTCAGTCAAAATCTTGAAGCGGTATTGCTGTCGTTTGCTGAAATTTTAGTACTGATTATGGTGTCTCTCTTACTAGGCGTGCGCTTCTCTTTGAGTCCGCAAGCCATCCTGTTGATAGGCGCATTACTTTTTCTATCCGCTTTTGTGACAGCGAATATCGCTTATGCGATCAGCTTGAAGCTGCCTAATGAGTTGCTGTATGAAACAGTGATGAATCTGATTGTCTTGCCTTTATTTTTCAGCAGTACAGCTTTGTTTCCGTTAGAAAATATGCAAGGAGCAATTCGTTTTCTTGTGCTGTTGAATCCCTTCACTCATGTAATCAACAGCATTCGTGCGCTGCTTTTTAATCAGTCACTGGAGGGGGGATATCTTTTGGGGATCTTCGGTGTGCTCATTCTGCTGTCGTTTTTCTGCTTCTCGTTGTCCTGCTATATGTTGAAAAAAGAAAGTAGCCAGTAA
- a CDS encoding ABC transporter ATP-binding protein, which yields MIKVEGLTFSYTQQPFIKEMNFHVKKGEIFGFLGPSGAGKSTLQKILTGLIRNYQGSVRLADTECKNAHQDFYEQIGVDFEYSTLYEKLTAKQNLSFFQSLYKNQFVSIDQLLESIGLGQAKDKKVAAFSKGMKARLNFIKALLHDPEILFLDEPTNGLDPTNSQIMKEMILKEQQKGKTILLTTHDMFDAAELCDRVAFIVNGTIAALDSPHNLIMHRGATTISYTYLDSLGKEQEKTSVLETISHDQLLQELIQKNRLLSIHSSEPTLNDIFVEITGRTLI from the coding sequence ATGATAAAAGTAGAGGGACTTACTTTCAGCTACACCCAACAACCATTCATAAAAGAAATGAATTTTCACGTAAAAAAAGGAGAAATTTTTGGTTTTCTAGGACCTTCCGGTGCTGGGAAATCTACCTTACAAAAAATCCTTACAGGTTTAATTCGTAATTATCAAGGTTCTGTTAGGCTTGCTGATACCGAGTGTAAGAATGCTCATCAAGATTTTTATGAACAGATTGGCGTAGATTTTGAATACTCAACGTTATATGAGAAACTCACAGCTAAGCAAAACTTGAGCTTCTTTCAATCTCTTTATAAAAACCAATTCGTATCTATCGATCAGCTATTGGAGTCCATTGGGCTTGGGCAAGCTAAGGATAAAAAAGTCGCTGCATTTTCAAAGGGAATGAAAGCTCGATTGAATTTTATTAAAGCATTGCTTCACGATCCCGAAATTCTTTTTTTGGATGAACCAACGAACGGGCTCGACCCAACCAATAGCCAGATAATGAAAGAAATGATTCTTAAAGAACAACAAAAAGGGAAGACTATTCTTTTAACAACACACGATATGTTCGACGCAGCTGAATTGTGCGATCGAGTTGCTTTTATTGTAAACGGAACGATCGCAGCTCTTGATAGTCCGCATAATTTGATTATGCACCGCGGGGCTACAACAATCAGCTATACCTATCTTGATTCACTTGGCAAAGAACAAGAAAAGACGTCAGTACTAGAAACTATTTCACACGACCAATTACTACAGGAGCTGATTCAAAAAAATCGACTCCTATCCATTCATAGTAGTGAACCTACGCTAAATGACATTTTTGTAGAGATCACAGGAAGGACCTTGATATGA
- a CDS encoding AraC family transcriptional regulator: MLKQFDDVLSYIEEQLKGEILQEEIAKRSCCTFPAFQKMFSYIVGIPLSLYIRRRKMSAAVFDLLEGQSIVALSEVYGYQSPTAFNRAFQSIHGFPPSEVKQKKNELVSYPRLHLSLAVSGEASIRYRIEEKKAMVFVGKRYRLNREVEENFQQVPTFWHDFQRTEQYSQLRDSTDCGIDEFIYGVAVAKAGVPDSYYIGLSVKEERTLPVNEMICIPKQTWVVFSGEGAMPETMQQMYRTFYREWLPAADYDYEITVGDIEVYPLKQESLEAEKCELWLPIKRKTRAYQLFY; the protein is encoded by the coding sequence ATGTTGAAACAGTTTGATGATGTATTGAGCTATATTGAAGAGCAGTTAAAGGGTGAGATTTTGCAAGAAGAAATTGCTAAGCGTTCCTGTTGTACGTTTCCGGCTTTTCAAAAAATGTTTTCTTATATTGTGGGAATTCCGTTGTCTTTATATATCAGACGTAGAAAAATGAGTGCCGCGGTATTTGATTTGCTGGAAGGGCAATCAATTGTGGCACTTTCTGAGGTGTATGGGTATCAATCGCCAACAGCCTTTAATCGAGCCTTTCAATCGATTCATGGGTTCCCACCTTCAGAAGTCAAACAGAAGAAAAATGAGCTAGTCAGCTATCCTCGATTGCATCTTTCTTTAGCAGTTTCAGGAGAAGCTTCGATACGCTACCGTATTGAGGAAAAGAAAGCAATGGTTTTTGTCGGGAAAAGGTATCGCCTGAATCGAGAGGTAGAAGAGAATTTTCAGCAAGTACCGACTTTCTGGCATGATTTTCAACGAACAGAGCAATATAGCCAGTTGCGCGATTCTACTGACTGTGGGATAGACGAGTTCATCTATGGCGTGGCAGTTGCTAAGGCTGGCGTACCCGATAGCTATTACATCGGGCTGTCTGTGAAAGAAGAAAGGACATTGCCAGTGAATGAAATGATTTGTATTCCGAAACAGACATGGGTGGTTTTTTCTGGGGAAGGAGCGATGCCTGAAACGATGCAGCAGATGTATCGTACCTTCTATAGAGAATGGTTACCGGCAGCGGATTATGACTACGAAATAACAGTAGGGGATATCGAGGTGTACCCGCTGAAGCAAGAATCACTTGAAGCAGAAAAATGTGAGCTGTGGCTGCCAATAAAAAGAAAAACAAGAGCGTATCAATTGTTTTACTAA
- a CDS encoding MATE family efflux transporter: MKELTTGKPLKLIFLFTIPLLIGNIFQQFYNMADMIIVGQTLGKNALAAVGATGSITFLIIGFAQGLTSGLSIITAQRFGAKDYQGVKKSFATSIMISSVLTVVLTVLSLIFVRPLLLLMQTPPEILADAQTFISIILIGIFAAMAFNLLSNMLRALGDSRTPLVFLIIASVINVVLDLVLIINFHMGVAGAGVATVTAQIVASLLCLVYIQRRIPNLQVRKKDFRIDRREIRDHLNAALPMGFQTSIIAIGAIVLQGALNSLGTDAVAAQAAAGKIDQFAIQPMMSFGITMATFTAQNYGAKKYGRILEGVKSALSLSIIFSFFAGGIVIFFGKQLVTLFVSASETQVIHLSQVYFNINGSLYWVLAILLVVRYTLQGLGQSVIPTLAGIMELVMRSFAAILLTAMFGYVGAAAASPLAWIGSTVVLVFSYFKAIKRLKQLEAGIPPEMLDQKPAKVSF, from the coding sequence ATGAAAGAACTCACAACTGGCAAGCCACTGAAATTGATCTTTCTATTTACGATTCCATTGTTAATAGGAAATATTTTTCAGCAGTTTTATAATATGGCGGATATGATCATCGTCGGACAGACTTTAGGGAAAAATGCTCTGGCAGCTGTTGGAGCTACAGGAAGTATTACATTCTTGATCATCGGGTTTGCTCAAGGATTGACATCGGGTCTATCGATCATTACAGCACAACGCTTTGGTGCAAAGGATTATCAGGGTGTGAAAAAAAGCTTTGCCACCAGTATTATGATCAGCTCTGTCCTAACAGTCGTACTGACTGTTCTCAGTCTGATTTTCGTGCGTCCCTTGCTATTACTGATGCAGACACCACCGGAAATCCTAGCAGATGCACAAACCTTTATTTCAATTATATTGATTGGGATATTCGCCGCAATGGCTTTCAATCTGTTATCCAATATGCTTCGAGCACTAGGTGACAGTCGGACTCCTTTAGTATTTTTGATTATCGCAAGTGTGATCAACGTCGTATTAGATTTGGTGCTAATTATTAATTTCCATATGGGTGTAGCGGGAGCAGGTGTCGCAACTGTCACTGCACAAATCGTAGCAAGCCTACTATGTTTAGTCTACATTCAACGACGGATTCCTAATCTGCAAGTTCGGAAAAAGGATTTTAGGATTGATAGAAGAGAGATTCGTGATCATCTGAATGCAGCGTTGCCTATGGGCTTCCAAACATCAATCATCGCGATTGGTGCAATCGTTTTGCAAGGTGCTTTGAACAGCTTAGGAACAGATGCTGTAGCTGCTCAGGCAGCAGCCGGAAAAATCGATCAATTTGCCATTCAACCGATGATGTCCTTTGGGATCACCATGGCGACCTTCACGGCGCAAAATTATGGGGCAAAGAAATACGGACGTATCCTTGAAGGCGTAAAAAGTGCGCTGAGTCTAAGTATTATTTTTAGCTTCTTTGCCGGCGGCATCGTCATCTTCTTTGGTAAACAGCTAGTCACACTATTCGTCAGTGCCAGCGAAACACAGGTCATCCATTTATCACAGGTATACTTTAACATCAATGGTAGTCTTTACTGGGTACTAGCAATTTTGCTCGTAGTTCGTTATACGCTACAAGGGCTGGGACAAAGTGTCATTCCAACACTTGCCGGAATCATGGAGCTGGTCATGCGCTCATTCGCAGCAATCCTTTTAACTGCCATGTTTGGTTATGTCGGAGCGGCAGCCGCTTCCCCGCTAGCTTGGATCGGTTCAACTGTTGTACTGGTCTTCTCTTATTTCAAAGCAATCAAACGGTTGAAGCAACTGGAAGCAGGTATCCCTCCAGAAATGCTGGATCAAAAACCAGCCAAGGTCAGCTTTTAA
- a CDS encoding GNAT family N-acetyltransferase gives MHLQSTRCLVRPFEESDLDCFMVYRNNLDWMKHQGFKGLSKEAYQQALLKEQALNDGAQFAIIRLEDNQLIGDIYLKEEEAQAIWIGYTITPSFARQGYAEETVRSVIDQLAASGYSLVKAGVEPSNAASVHLLKKLGFTFIGMDTSEEEEMYHLKLPIT, from the coding sequence ATGCATCTACAATCTACCCGCTGTTTGGTCCGCCCTTTTGAGGAGTCTGATTTAGATTGCTTTATGGTCTATCGCAATAACCTTGATTGGATGAAACATCAAGGATTTAAAGGCCTGTCAAAAGAAGCCTATCAGCAAGCATTACTAAAAGAACAGGCTTTAAATGACGGCGCTCAGTTCGCTATCATCCGTCTCGAAGACAACCAACTGATTGGGGATATTTATCTAAAAGAAGAAGAAGCACAGGCTATTTGGATTGGTTACACAATTACACCTAGCTTCGCACGTCAGGGCTATGCTGAAGAAACGGTTCGATCAGTGATTGATCAGTTAGCAGCATCCGGCTACTCACTTGTTAAAGCCGGAGTCGAGCCAAGTAATGCAGCCTCTGTTCATTTACTAAAAAAATTAGGCTTTACTTTTATCGGTATGGACACATCTGAGGAAGAAGAGATGTATCACTTAAAACTGCCCATCACCTGA
- a CDS encoding response regulator transcription factor, with protein sequence MITVLVAEDDRNIRTLMTSLLKQEGYHTVEVDNGMDALIALEEQAIDLLIVDIMMPKLDGYQVVTEIRKESLQLPIIMVTAKETAEDKKNGFLTGVDDYLVKPIDFDEFLLRIKALLRRARINLEGRLTVGDTLLDFNSLSVSQGDNYTELPKKEFLLLYKLLSFQNKIFTREQLLNDIWGIDSLTDERTVDVHIKRLRKKFPDSGDFSIVTIRGLGYKGVANETK encoded by the coding sequence ATGATTACAGTTCTTGTTGCCGAGGATGACCGAAACATTCGGACACTGATGACAAGCTTGTTGAAACAGGAAGGGTATCACACCGTTGAAGTCGATAACGGGATGGATGCTCTGATTGCTTTGGAAGAGCAAGCGATCGATCTGCTGATTGTAGATATCATGATGCCTAAGCTAGACGGCTATCAAGTGGTCACAGAAATCCGTAAAGAGAGTCTCCAGTTACCGATCATCATGGTTACTGCAAAAGAAACTGCCGAAGATAAGAAAAACGGTTTTTTGACTGGGGTTGATGATTATTTAGTAAAACCGATCGACTTTGATGAATTTCTACTGAGGATCAAAGCGCTGCTCCGTAGAGCTCGAATCAATCTGGAAGGCCGACTGACTGTGGGTGACACACTTCTTGATTTCAATAGTCTTTCTGTTTCTCAAGGAGACAATTACACTGAATTACCGAAAAAAGAATTTTTACTCCTTTATAAATTACTTTCTTTTCAAAATAAAATTTTTACCAGAGAACAGCTTTTAAATGACATCTGGGGAATCGATTCGCTGACAGATGAACGAACTGTAGATGTTCATATCAAAAGACTAAGAAAAAAATTCCCAGATTCCGGTGACTTTTCTATCGTTACGATCCGCGGGCTGGGGTACAAAGGAGTCGCCAATGAGACGAAATAG